One Catalinimonas alkaloidigena DNA window includes the following coding sequences:
- a CDS encoding murein hydrolase activator EnvC family protein: MMSLGGIGTAFAQKSQEQLEKERTENQRRITEAAKTLEKTLSDRKATLGELSALQQQAEARQNIIDALSRELARLDSNLSDLARLSSSLERDLSNLKEEYGEMLYATSKTRSYDRLLFLFSSATFDQFLRRLKYLQQYAEMRSEQARQIVSVQKNLEDQQTKLNATRKEKEVLLTEQIAERAKLLALQSDQKRLVSRLNSRASDLRKELDDRKKADQRLEKLIADLIRREMRKTSKSSSSGSGRMALTPETAMISSSFAANKSRLIWPVQVGFISTGFGTHPHPVLKNVTIDNPGVDIQTNEGEKVRVVFDGEVGFVANIPGKKGRIVSVLHGEYITVYAGLREVNVTTGAKVKAKDVIGEVYTDKDGIAQLQFQIWKNNERLDPQAWLFRK; this comes from the coding sequence ATGATGAGCTTAGGTGGCATTGGTACCGCTTTCGCGCAAAAATCGCAGGAGCAACTCGAAAAGGAACGGACAGAAAACCAGCGGCGGATTACCGAAGCGGCCAAAACGCTGGAGAAGACGCTCTCGGACCGCAAAGCGACCTTAGGGGAGCTGAGTGCTTTGCAACAGCAGGCCGAAGCCCGACAAAACATCATCGATGCGCTGTCGCGGGAACTGGCACGACTGGACAGCAATCTCTCTGACCTAGCTCGCCTGAGTTCCTCTCTGGAGCGCGATTTAAGTAACCTGAAGGAAGAGTACGGGGAAATGCTGTACGCCACCTCCAAAACGCGCAGCTACGACCGACTTCTCTTTCTATTTTCCTCCGCTACCTTCGACCAATTTTTGCGCCGTCTGAAGTACCTGCAGCAATACGCCGAAATGCGCAGCGAGCAGGCCCGGCAGATTGTCTCCGTGCAAAAGAATTTGGAAGATCAGCAAACAAAATTGAACGCCACACGCAAAGAGAAAGAAGTCCTGTTGACCGAGCAGATCGCAGAACGGGCCAAACTCCTGGCTTTGCAATCGGATCAGAAACGGTTGGTGAGCCGCCTCAACTCGCGCGCAAGTGACCTAAGGAAAGAGCTGGACGACCGGAAAAAAGCCGATCAACGCTTGGAAAAGCTCATTGCGGATTTAATTCGGCGCGAGATGCGCAAAACTTCGAAGTCTTCGTCGTCGGGTTCCGGTCGCATGGCCCTGACGCCCGAAACAGCCATGATCTCTTCGTCGTTCGCCGCCAACAAATCGCGTCTGATCTGGCCGGTACAGGTAGGGTTTATTTCCACCGGATTCGGAACGCACCCACACCCCGTTCTGAAAAATGTGACGATAGACAACCCTGGCGTAGACATTCAAACCAACGAAGGTGAAAAAGTGCGGGTCGTATTTGACGGGGAAGTGGGATTTGTGGCAAACATCCCGGGTAAAAAGGGGCGCATTGTTTCGGTGTTGCATGGCGAGTACATTACCGTGTATGCCGGGCTACGCGAGGTCAACGTAACGACGGGCGCCAAAGTGAAGGCGAAAGATGTAATCGGCGAAGTGTATACCGACAAAGATGGAATTGCTCAGTTGCAGTTCCAGATCTGGAAAAATAACGAGCGGCTTGATCCGCAGGCGTGGTTGTTTCGTAAGTAA
- a CDS encoding sugar nucleotidyltransferase: MKIIVPMAGMGKRMRPHTLTVPKPLIPIAGKPIVYRLVEDIAKVCPEPIEEVAFVVGSFGKEVEDRLIDVAASVGAKGSIYYQNEPLGTAHAVLCAEEALSGKVIVAFADTLFRADFTLDTGEEGIIWVQQVPDPSAFGVVTVNDQQIITGFVEKPKQHISDLAIIGIYYFKDGDNLRNELQYLVDHDVRRGTEYQLTDALENMKNKGVAFKTGQVTEWLDCGNKNATVATNRRYLDYLQHQDLVDSSAVVENSVIVPPVYVGAGAVLRNSVIGPHVSVGKGTRISQSVVVNSIIQENSLLRSVNLSNSMIGNFVEFQGNSSDLSIGDYALLRGSTD; the protein is encoded by the coding sequence ATGAAAATTATTGTTCCCATGGCGGGTATGGGAAAACGGATGCGCCCGCACACGCTCACCGTTCCTAAACCCCTGATTCCAATTGCCGGCAAGCCCATCGTGTATCGCCTGGTCGAAGACATTGCCAAAGTTTGTCCGGAACCGATCGAAGAAGTCGCGTTTGTGGTAGGGAGTTTCGGGAAAGAAGTAGAAGACCGACTCATCGACGTCGCCGCATCGGTAGGCGCGAAGGGCAGCATCTATTACCAGAACGAGCCCCTGGGAACCGCCCACGCCGTTTTATGTGCCGAAGAAGCCCTGAGCGGCAAAGTGATTGTAGCCTTTGCCGACACCCTCTTCCGGGCTGATTTTACGCTGGATACGGGCGAGGAGGGCATTATCTGGGTACAGCAGGTGCCCGACCCGAGCGCTTTTGGCGTGGTGACAGTCAACGACCAGCAGATCATTACCGGCTTTGTCGAAAAACCCAAGCAGCATATTTCCGACCTGGCTATCATCGGAATTTATTATTTTAAAGATGGCGACAACCTGCGGAATGAGTTGCAGTACCTCGTGGATCACGACGTTCGGCGGGGAACCGAATACCAGCTCACCGACGCCCTCGAGAACATGAAAAATAAAGGGGTGGCGTTTAAAACGGGGCAGGTGACCGAGTGGCTCGACTGTGGAAACAAAAACGCCACCGTGGCTACGAACCGGCGTTACCTGGACTACCTACAGCATCAGGATTTGGTCGACAGCAGCGCCGTGGTCGAAAACAGCGTCATTGTACCACCGGTCTATGTGGGCGCTGGCGCCGTGCTACGCAATTCGGTGATCGGCCCGCACGTTTCAGTAGGGAAGGGCACGCGCATCAGCCAGTCGGTGGTGGTCAATTCCATCATTCAGGAGAACAGTTTGCTGCGCAGCGTAAACCTCTCGAACTCGATGATAGGCAACTTTGTTGAATTCCAGGGCAACTCTTCCGATCTCAGCATTGGTGACTACGCGCTGTTGCGCGGATCGACCGATTAA
- a CDS encoding DUF4292 domain-containing protein, producing the protein MIGIVLLTGCKKRPTVTDVSALDTTSIGLPLAPALEFTYLTSRAKIAYHGEDQNLNASATIHLRKDSTIWVSISPGLGIEVLRCLITRDSVLAIDRYNRKNYRYDYPALSRKLHFDINYTVLQAALLGNLPYPTLTPAKLKQQENGYVLEQKTSQLMLENFIEGTTGALTRVVAEEMGTRNLLELKYEEYGNVGQSIFPFVNTVLLTSFTNAETKKTEVAVRHQKVDVTETNPGFTFEMPSHYQLEVE; encoded by the coding sequence TTGATCGGAATAGTGTTATTGACAGGTTGCAAAAAACGTCCGACCGTTACGGACGTTTCGGCATTGGATACCACGTCCATAGGCTTGCCGCTGGCGCCCGCGTTGGAGTTCACCTACCTGACGTCACGTGCAAAGATCGCTTATCATGGCGAAGACCAGAACCTGAACGCATCGGCTACCATTCATTTGCGCAAGGACAGCACCATCTGGGTGTCGATCAGCCCCGGCCTGGGGATCGAAGTGTTGCGTTGTCTGATTACGCGCGATTCGGTTCTGGCCATCGACCGTTATAACCGAAAAAATTACCGTTACGACTATCCGGCCCTGAGCCGCAAATTGCATTTTGACATCAACTATACGGTGCTGCAAGCGGCACTTCTAGGCAACCTGCCTTATCCGACCCTGACGCCGGCCAAGCTGAAGCAACAGGAAAACGGGTACGTGCTGGAGCAGAAGACCAGCCAGTTGATGCTGGAAAACTTTATCGAGGGCACTACCGGGGCGCTGACACGCGTGGTTGCTGAGGAGATGGGTACGCGCAACCTGCTGGAGCTGAAATACGAGGAGTACGGCAATGTAGGGCAAAGCATCTTCCCGTTTGTGAATACGGTACTGCTCACCTCGTTTACCAATGCCGAAACGAAGAAAACTGAAGTGGCGGTGCGGCATCAGAAAGTAGACGTAACGGAAACCAATCCAGGATTTACGTTCGAGATGCCCAGCCATTATCAGTTGGAAGTAGAGTAG
- the gatA gene encoding Asp-tRNA(Asn)/Glu-tRNA(Gln) amidotransferase subunit GatA, with the protein MTQSIRQIQAALYEGKSDCLSLVETCINNIQANSKLGAFLEVYEDEARTRAREIDQKIASGTAGKLAGVVVGIKDVLCYRNHHLQAASRILDGFVSQFTATAVQRLLDEDAIIIGRQNCDEFAMGSSSENSAFGPVLNGADLSRVPGGSSGGSAVAVQMDMCHVSLGTDTGGSVRQPGAFCGVIGMKPTYSRISRWGLASYASSFDSIGILSKHLDDVATVLQVIAGPDEYDSTASQHAVEPYVDYLEHPLKPCKVAVLREGLEHPSVAPEIRQALRQQIDFLENAGHSVEIIDFPLLEYILPTYYILTTAEASANLARYDGVRYGYRSPDSDTLAALYKKSRSQGFGEEVQRRILLGTFVLSAGYYDAYYTKAQRVRRLIKEATEQMLTDHDFMLLPTTPTTAFRLNENTDDPLAMYLADLFTVQASVAGLPAISLPCGTDQEGLPIGIQLMANRFKEGELLAFSNYLLNKKLTVA; encoded by the coding sequence GTGACGCAGTCCATTCGCCAGATTCAGGCAGCTCTTTACGAAGGTAAATCAGACTGTCTGAGTCTGGTTGAGACTTGTATTAATAACATACAAGCTAATAGTAAACTAGGAGCGTTTTTAGAGGTCTACGAAGACGAAGCGCGCACCCGCGCGCGCGAGATCGATCAAAAAATCGCTTCGGGCACGGCCGGAAAGCTAGCCGGAGTAGTTGTAGGCATCAAAGATGTGCTGTGCTACCGCAATCATCACCTCCAGGCCGCTAGCCGCATTCTTGACGGCTTTGTTTCCCAGTTCACCGCCACAGCAGTTCAACGCTTACTCGACGAAGATGCGATCATCATCGGTCGTCAGAATTGCGATGAGTTTGCGATGGGCTCCTCGTCCGAAAATTCAGCTTTTGGTCCCGTCTTGAATGGCGCCGATCTTAGTCGTGTCCCTGGCGGCTCGTCGGGTGGCTCGGCGGTAGCCGTTCAAATGGATATGTGCCATGTATCCTTAGGCACCGACACGGGTGGCTCGGTTAGGCAGCCTGGCGCCTTTTGTGGTGTAATCGGCATGAAACCTACGTATTCAAGGATTTCGCGCTGGGGGTTAGCCTCTTATGCTTCTTCGTTCGATAGTATCGGGATTTTGTCGAAACATCTGGACGATGTGGCCACAGTGTTGCAAGTGATTGCCGGGCCCGACGAGTACGACAGTACGGCCTCGCAGCATGCAGTAGAGCCCTATGTTGATTACCTGGAACATCCCCTAAAGCCCTGCAAAGTAGCGGTCCTGCGAGAAGGGTTAGAGCATCCATCCGTGGCTCCGGAAATACGTCAGGCCTTGCGCCAACAGATTGATTTTCTGGAAAATGCGGGCCATTCTGTGGAAATCATCGACTTTCCTTTGCTAGAGTACATATTGCCTACGTACTACATCTTGACTACTGCCGAGGCAAGTGCTAATTTAGCTAGGTATGACGGGGTTAGGTATGGCTACCGTAGTCCGGATAGCGATACGCTGGCAGCCCTTTACAAAAAATCGAGATCGCAAGGTTTTGGTGAAGAAGTACAGCGACGTATTCTGTTGGGAACCTTTGTACTCAGTGCAGGGTATTACGACGCTTATTACACCAAAGCACAGCGGGTTCGGCGGCTGATTAAAGAAGCCACCGAACAGATGTTGACAGACCACGATTTTATGTTGTTGCCGACTACGCCCACTACAGCGTTTCGTTTAAACGAAAACACCGACGATCCCCTGGCGATGTATCTGGCCGACCTGTTTACAGTACAAGCGTCGGTCGCAGGTTTACCTGCCATTTCGTTGCCTTGCGGAACAGACCAAGAAGGTCTACCGATTGGTATCCAATTGATGGCCAATCGATTCAAAGAAGGAGAGTTACTGGCATTTTCGAACTATCTGCTTAATAAGAAACTGACTGTCGCATGA
- a CDS encoding lytic transglycosylase domain-containing protein, with protein sequence MKKFFASRIVICGVLMGGLGICSSASAQFIGPVLEEETVVVEIDSVYYDPIEAVANQEVQLSPFEKGYIPVEDDEVIADRLSCLESEIELTFNSTIRGFIDYFTIRNREYTKLMLERRDVYFPIFEEALAKNNMPDEIKYLSIVESGLNPLARSRVGAVGLWQFMPYTGRTMSLKQDGFVDERCDPYKSTEAACQYLKTLYNMFGDWHLALASYNCGPGNVRRAIRRSGHKQTFWGIYPYLPRETRSYVPQLIAVVYAMNYAAEHNIFPDMDSMLVSIEHDTIMISDYQVNLKLLADHLGVEHEALKQLNPEVRHEIIPKHYKNYPLRVPMVASDSFRVNRLAILDSIARTPGNEVKVALVSHTSSGQDRVIHRVRRGDVLGKIANHYGVRVSDLRRWNNLRGNTIYVGQRLTIYQRSRGGSSVQLVSQPAQPKTTTDTNGRSVHLVQPGDSLWLISKQYKLSVEQLKKLNNLRSNSIKPGQKLIVS encoded by the coding sequence ATGAAGAAATTTTTTGCTTCCCGCATCGTGATTTGTGGGGTATTGATGGGGGGATTGGGAATTTGTTCATCAGCTTCGGCCCAGTTCATAGGGCCGGTCTTGGAAGAAGAGACTGTGGTAGTCGAAATTGACTCAGTTTATTACGATCCTATCGAAGCAGTTGCCAATCAAGAAGTTCAGCTTTCGCCCTTTGAAAAGGGGTATATTCCGGTAGAAGATGACGAAGTAATTGCTGATCGCCTTTCTTGCCTTGAAAGCGAAATTGAACTCACTTTTAATTCTACCATCCGGGGGTTCATTGACTACTTTACGATCCGAAATCGGGAGTACACCAAGCTGATGCTGGAGCGTCGCGACGTATACTTTCCCATTTTCGAAGAGGCGCTTGCCAAAAACAATATGCCCGACGAGATCAAGTATCTTTCGATCGTAGAGTCGGGTTTGAATCCCTTAGCGCGGTCGCGCGTAGGGGCCGTAGGTTTGTGGCAATTTATGCCTTATACGGGCCGTACGATGAGCCTGAAGCAAGACGGGTTTGTAGATGAGCGGTGCGACCCCTATAAGTCAACGGAGGCCGCCTGCCAGTACCTTAAAACGCTTTACAACATGTTTGGCGACTGGCACTTAGCGTTGGCGTCCTACAACTGTGGGCCTGGTAACGTTCGCCGCGCCATTCGGCGCTCGGGCCATAAGCAGACGTTCTGGGGCATCTATCCGTATCTGCCTCGTGAGACACGTTCGTATGTGCCGCAATTGATCGCGGTGGTTTACGCCATGAATTATGCGGCTGAGCACAACATTTTCCCGGATATGGATTCGATGTTGGTGTCAATCGAACATGATACAATCATGATCAGCGATTACCAAGTGAATCTGAAGTTGCTGGCTGATCACTTAGGTGTTGAGCACGAAGCGCTCAAGCAGCTTAACCCGGAAGTGCGGCATGAGATCATCCCCAAACATTATAAAAACTATCCTTTGCGTGTTCCCATGGTGGCCAGCGACTCATTTCGTGTTAATCGTTTGGCCATTCTTGACTCAATCGCACGCACGCCCGGCAACGAAGTGAAGGTAGCTTTAGTAAGCCATACTTCCTCGGGCCAAGATCGGGTCATTCACCGGGTGCGCCGTGGCGACGTACTGGGCAAAATTGCCAACCATTATGGCGTTCGCGTAAGTGATTTGCGCCGCTGGAACAATCTGCGCGGTAACACCATTTATGTCGGACAGCGTCTTACCATTTATCAGCGTAGCCGCGGTGGCTCGTCGGTCCAGTTGGTTTCGCAGCCAGCTCAGCCCAAGACCACGACCGATACCAATGGCCGCAGTGTGCACTTGGTCCAACCGGGCGATAGCCTCTGGCTCATCTCCAAGCAATACAAACTCTCGGTAGAGCAACTGAAGAAGCTGAACAACTTGCGGAGCAACAGCATTAAACCGGGCCAGAAGCTTATTGTAAGCTAG
- a CDS encoding OmpH family outer membrane protein — MKKLASLFLLIFVFSTTAQAQKWGYFNSEFVLSKMPEYQQAQAEFDQLAQGWMEEINAMNEEVERMRSEYRAEEILLTDEMKKERLAAIEEKASAAREEQKKIFGFEGLMFLKRQELIKPVQDQVFEAVEKVCRSKRLQMMIDKSSDGMALVYTDPRHDYTDYVLEQLGLGDPNDVIDNERYQNK; from the coding sequence ATGAAAAAGTTGGCATCATTATTTCTACTTATTTTTGTGTTTAGCACCACTGCACAGGCACAGAAATGGGGGTATTTTAACTCCGAATTTGTGCTGAGCAAGATGCCCGAGTATCAGCAAGCGCAAGCTGAGTTCGACCAACTGGCGCAAGGGTGGATGGAAGAAATCAATGCCATGAACGAGGAAGTCGAACGCATGCGTAGCGAGTACCGTGCTGAAGAAATTCTGCTGACGGACGAGATGAAAAAAGAGCGTCTGGCCGCCATTGAAGAGAAGGCCAGTGCCGCCCGTGAGGAGCAGAAGAAGATATTTGGCTTCGAAGGGTTGATGTTTCTGAAACGGCAGGAACTTATCAAACCGGTGCAGGATCAGGTGTTTGAGGCGGTAGAGAAAGTCTGCAGATCAAAACGATTGCAAATGATGATCGATAAGTCCAGTGACGGGATGGCCTTGGTATATACTGATCCTCGGCATGACTATACGGACTATGTGCTGGAACAACTGGGATTGGGCGATCCGAATGACGTGATCGACAACGAACGGTACCAAAACAAATAA
- a CDS encoding OmpH family outer membrane protein, whose amino-acid sequence MRHKLIFAALAAFLLSFGAMAQTQGSTKPMKFGYTNVSYILSVMPESKQIESELGTYSRQLENQLKAKAEDFQSRVENYERGQTTMTAEARANTERELQQMQTQIQQFQQEAENNLQKKQMSLLEPVTEKISKAIRSVAEENGYTYIFNSDAGLGTTQILLHAPDEDNVTNLVLKKLGVQPPANATGASK is encoded by the coding sequence ATGAGACATAAACTTATTTTTGCTGCGCTTGCTGCCTTCTTGCTTTCTTTCGGTGCTATGGCACAAACCCAAGGAAGCACCAAGCCGATGAAGTTTGGCTATACGAATGTGAGCTATATTCTGAGCGTAATGCCCGAAAGCAAGCAAATCGAATCTGAATTAGGCACTTACAGCCGCCAGCTGGAAAATCAGCTAAAGGCAAAAGCAGAAGATTTCCAATCGCGTGTAGAAAACTACGAACGCGGTCAGACCACGATGACCGCTGAAGCGCGCGCCAACACCGAGCGTGAACTGCAGCAAATGCAGACGCAAATTCAGCAATTCCAACAGGAAGCTGAAAATAACCTTCAGAAAAAGCAGATGAGCTTGCTGGAGCCGGTTACAGAAAAAATTTCTAAAGCCATTAGAAGCGTGGCCGAAGAAAACGGTTACACCTACATTTTCAACTCAGATGCAGGTTTGGGGACTACCCAGATTCTTCTGCATGCCCCCGATGAAGACAATGTTACGAACCTAGTGCTTAAGAAATTAGGCGTACAGCCTCCGGCCAACGCAACGGGAGCGAGTAAGTAA
- a CDS encoding twin-arginine translocase TatA/TatE family subunit: protein MFTNNVLAFLGGLGGWEVLLILVVVLVLFGAKRIPELARGLGQGIREFKNATNDIKNEIEGSVREEPAPKRPVYKEESTSERPTVK from the coding sequence ATGTTTACAAACAACGTTCTTGCTTTTTTGGGTGGATTAGGGGGCTGGGAAGTCCTGTTGATCCTGGTTGTGGTACTGGTGCTGTTCGGTGCAAAGCGCATTCCGGAGCTGGCCCGTGGGCTGGGGCAAGGTATTCGTGAGTTCAAGAATGCCACCAACGACATTAAGAATGAGATCGAAGGAAGCGTTCGGGAAGAGCCTGCCCCTAAGCGTCCTGTCTACAAAGAAGAGTCGACTTCTGAGCGTCCCACTGTTAAATAA
- the dut gene encoding dUTP diphosphatase → MQVKVINTSPHALPSYQTEHAAGMDLRAFLTEPVRVPTLGRVLIPTGLYLEIPPGYEAQVRPRSGLAIRQGLTVLNSPGTIDADYRGEVKVALVNLSDQEVTIADGDRIAQIVFARYEQAQWQEVEQLSDTVRGTGGFGSTGHQ, encoded by the coding sequence ATGCAAGTTAAAGTCATCAATACTTCGCCCCACGCGTTGCCTTCCTACCAGACAGAACACGCGGCCGGGATGGACCTGCGGGCGTTTCTGACCGAACCGGTCCGGGTGCCTACCCTCGGGCGGGTGCTGATTCCTACGGGGTTGTACCTCGAAATTCCTCCGGGTTACGAAGCGCAGGTGCGCCCGCGCAGCGGTCTGGCCATCCGGCAGGGGCTAACGGTGTTGAACAGCCCCGGCACCATCGATGCCGACTACCGGGGCGAAGTGAAGGTGGCGTTGGTCAACCTGTCCGATCAGGAAGTAACCATTGCAGACGGGGACCGGATCGCCCAGATTGTTTTTGCCCGGTACGAGCAGGCGCAATGGCAGGAAGTTGAGCAACTCTCTGACACCGTGAGAGGTACGGGCGGCTTTGGAAGTACGGGCCATCAGTAA
- a CDS encoding tetratricopeptide repeat protein encodes MARTKALLLSSLLTILSIVVTPVYAQKNRQKKSGETSVAYDQRDSEEYFMEGMKQYMLGTYDRALSFFEKALKLTPDNAAIHYMIGETKARQGAFDEAILSAAKALELDEENAYYYVLLAQLYEKNEMVPEALKVYQRLTKKFPEEGEYYFPLAAGYLFQGKYDEALKAYEKIQKIYGINEEIIRQKQQIYLRQNKLDEAIAESRKLIEAFPDEPTYVVSLAEMLVANDKYQEAADLLEKLTTQSSESPPRVRLILAEIYKSEGNNKAYLEQIKEGFSDPDLDIDYKIRVLVGYLDKLESDQDKEEALTLGKVTVETHPDDPKSYAMYGDLLSLSGNFREARDNYVLSTKLDNTKYNVWEQIIRLDHEKLHEFDSLAAHADAALELFPNQAIFWFYSGLGNYLSQNVRKARASLEQSKKLVAGDSPIRVPVHQLLGDIYQEMEEFDKSAQEYEAVLAVDPNNATVLNNYSYYLSLRKEKLDKARSMGKKLVEEHPNDATYLDTYGWVLYVSGDYKNARTYLEKAAKNTNSGIIVEHYGDVLFKTGETQEAVTQWKRAKKLGGELTEQIDRKIADGKLYE; translated from the coding sequence ATGGCACGTACGAAGGCACTTCTCCTTAGTTCTTTGCTGACGATCCTGTCGATCGTGGTCACCCCGGTGTATGCCCAGAAAAATCGACAGAAAAAGTCAGGAGAAACTTCTGTTGCCTATGATCAGCGTGATTCGGAAGAGTACTTCATGGAAGGCATGAAGCAGTACATGCTGGGGACCTACGACCGGGCGCTCTCTTTTTTCGAAAAAGCTTTGAAACTCACGCCCGACAACGCTGCGATTCACTACATGATCGGCGAAACCAAGGCCCGTCAGGGCGCTTTCGACGAAGCTATTCTGAGTGCGGCCAAGGCCCTGGAGCTTGACGAAGAGAATGCTTACTATTACGTGTTGCTCGCGCAGTTGTACGAGAAAAACGAAATGGTGCCCGAAGCTCTGAAGGTATACCAGCGCCTGACCAAGAAGTTTCCGGAAGAGGGGGAGTATTATTTTCCGCTGGCGGCCGGTTACCTGTTTCAGGGGAAGTACGACGAAGCGCTGAAGGCCTACGAGAAGATCCAGAAGATTTACGGCATCAACGAGGAAATCATCCGGCAAAAGCAGCAGATTTACTTGCGGCAAAACAAGCTGGATGAGGCCATCGCCGAGAGCAGAAAGCTCATTGAAGCGTTTCCCGACGAACCTACTTACGTAGTGAGTTTGGCCGAGATGTTGGTCGCGAACGACAAATACCAGGAAGCTGCCGATCTGCTGGAGAAGCTCACGACGCAATCGAGCGAAAGCCCACCGCGTGTGCGCTTGATTCTGGCGGAAATCTACAAGTCGGAAGGAAACAACAAGGCGTATCTAGAGCAGATAAAAGAAGGGTTTTCCGATCCGGACCTGGACATTGATTATAAAATTCGGGTGTTGGTCGGGTATCTGGACAAGCTGGAAAGCGACCAGGATAAAGAAGAAGCACTGACGTTAGGAAAGGTTACGGTTGAGACGCACCCGGACGATCCCAAATCGTACGCCATGTACGGCGATTTGCTTTCGTTGTCGGGCAACTTCCGGGAAGCGCGCGACAACTATGTGCTTTCGACCAAGCTGGACAATACCAAATACAACGTCTGGGAGCAGATCATCCGACTAGATCACGAAAAGCTGCACGAATTCGACAGCCTCGCGGCCCACGCCGATGCCGCGCTGGAGTTGTTCCCGAACCAGGCGATCTTCTGGTTTTACTCCGGATTAGGAAACTACCTGAGTCAGAATGTGCGGAAAGCCCGTGCTTCGCTGGAACAGAGCAAAAAGCTGGTGGCCGGAGATAGCCCCATTCGCGTTCCGGTGCATCAGTTGCTGGGGGATATTTACCAGGAGATGGAAGAGTTCGACAAGTCCGCTCAGGAATACGAAGCCGTGCTGGCGGTCGATCCGAACAACGCCACCGTACTGAACAACTACAGTTATTACCTTTCGCTTCGTAAAGAAAAGCTCGACAAAGCGCGGAGCATGGGCAAGAAACTGGTAGAGGAACATCCCAACGATGCCACTTACCTGGATACCTACGGCTGGGTTCTGTACGTATCCGGTGACTATAAAAACGCCCGCACCTACCTGGAAAAAGCTGCCAAAAACACCAACAGTGGTATCATTGTCGAACACTACGGCGACGTACTTTTTAAAACGGGGGAGACGCAGGAAGCCGTTACCCAGTGGAAACGCGCGAAAAAGCTAGGTGGCGAGCTTACCGAACAAATTGACCGAAAAATTGCTGATGGTAAACTGTACGAGTAA